The following coding sequences lie in one Camelus bactrianus isolate YW-2024 breed Bactrian camel chromosome 8, ASM4877302v1, whole genome shotgun sequence genomic window:
- the LOC141578400 gene encoding uncharacterized protein LOC141578400 isoform X4: MSVTSLSLPHLLLQIEQDPGGSTKPVPSAILCVMSCDPVDAQHPPAEETDCLRYMKVHSMVHPRLELSGSKSISEGTYLKRNGFPDSEGQRKHQPGLEKENSISEPVLGDLTEITLVAQASDREHVPSCSQPQTSTDASYTGKDPGLGGRWPPEIRQMLDSR, encoded by the exons attgaacaggatccagggggaagtaccaagcctgtcccatcggccatcctgtgtgtcatgtcctgtgacccagtggatgctcagcac cctccagctgaagaaacagattgccttaggtacatgaaag tgcattccatggtgcatcctcgcctagaattgagtggaagcaagtccatctcagaagggacatacctgaagagaaatggctttccagactctgaagggcagagaaagcaccagcctgggttagagaaag agaacagcatctctgagcccgtcctgggtgacctcacagagatcaccctagtggcccaggctagtgaccgggaacatgtaccttcctgcagccaaccccagacgtccactgatgcatcatatactggcaaagat cctggcctgggggggcgttggccgccggagattcgccagatgttggactccag gtga
- the LOC141578400 gene encoding uncharacterized protein LOC141578400 isoform X2, which translates to MEPRWGWESAVCTAGGLVFLWASLCLNSCSTLGVHSMVHPRLELSGSKSISEGTYLKRNGFPDSEGQRKHQPGLEKENSISEPVLGDLTEITLVAQASDREHVPSCSQPQTSTDASYTGKDPGLGGRWPPEIRQMLDSSLTTGSGQDVLRGRRQPPRQRRRGLSLASRSICSHLNICCPSFAGRPSPVYPSPGR; encoded by the exons atggagcccaggtggggctgggagtctgctgtttgtacagccggtgggctcgtgtttctttgggcatccctgtgcctgaattcctgcagtacactcggtg tgcattccatggtgcatcctcgcctagaattgagtggaagcaagtccatctcagaagggacatacctgaagagaaatggctttccagactctgaagggcagagaaagcaccagcctgggttagagaaag agaacagcatctctgagcccgtcctgggtgacctcacagagatcaccctagtggcccaggctagtgaccgggaacatgtaccttcctgcagccaaccccagacgtccactgatgcatcatatactggcaaagat cctggcctgggggggcgttggccgccggagattcgccagatgttggactccag cttaaccaccggaagtgggcaggatgtgctgagggggcggaggcagccgccaaggcagcgacggagggggctgtccctggccagccggtcaatttgttcccatctcaacatttgctgtcccagtttcgcaggacgcccttctccagtttatccttctcctgggag gtga
- the LOC141578400 gene encoding uncharacterized protein LOC141578400 isoform X3 encodes MSCDPVDAQHPPAEETDCLRYMKVHSMVHPRLELSGSKSISEGTYLKRNGFPDSEGQRKHQPGLEKENSISEPVLGDLTEITLVAQASDREHVPSCSQPQTSTDASYTGKDPGLGGRWPPEIRQMLDSSLTTGSGQDVLRGRRQPPRQRRRGLSLASRSICSHLNICCPSFAGRPSPVYPSPGR; translated from the exons atgtcctgtgacccagtggatgctcagcac cctccagctgaagaaacagattgccttaggtacatgaaag tgcattccatggtgcatcctcgcctagaattgagtggaagcaagtccatctcagaagggacatacctgaagagaaatggctttccagactctgaagggcagagaaagcaccagcctgggttagagaaag agaacagcatctctgagcccgtcctgggtgacctcacagagatcaccctagtggcccaggctagtgaccgggaacatgtaccttcctgcagccaaccccagacgtccactgatgcatcatatactggcaaagat cctggcctgggggggcgttggccgccggagattcgccagatgttggactccag cttaaccaccggaagtgggcaggatgtgctgagggggcggaggcagccgccaaggcagcgacggagggggctgtccctggccagccggtcaatttgttcccatctcaacatttgctgtcccagtttcgcaggacgcccttctccagtttatccttctcctgggag gtga
- the LOC141578400 gene encoding uncharacterized protein LOC141578400 isoform X1 produces the protein MSVTSLSLPHLLLQIEQDPGGSTKPVPSAILCVMSCDPVDAQHPPAEETDCLRYMKVHSMVHPRLELSGSKSISEGTYLKRNGFPDSEGQRKHQPGLEKENSISEPVLGDLTEITLVAQASDREHVPSCSQPQTSTDASYTGKDPGLGGRWPPEIRQMLDSSLTTGSGQDVLRGRRQPPRQRRRGLSLASRSICSHLNICCPSFAGRPSPVYPSPGR, from the exons attgaacaggatccagggggaagtaccaagcctgtcccatcggccatcctgtgtgtcatgtcctgtgacccagtggatgctcagcac cctccagctgaagaaacagattgccttaggtacatgaaag tgcattccatggtgcatcctcgcctagaattgagtggaagcaagtccatctcagaagggacatacctgaagagaaatggctttccagactctgaagggcagagaaagcaccagcctgggttagagaaag agaacagcatctctgagcccgtcctgggtgacctcacagagatcaccctagtggcccaggctagtgaccgggaacatgtaccttcctgcagccaaccccagacgtccactgatgcatcatatactggcaaagat cctggcctgggggggcgttggccgccggagattcgccagatgttggactccag cttaaccaccggaagtgggcaggatgtgctgagggggcggaggcagccgccaaggcagcgacggagggggctgtccctggccagccggtcaatttgttcccatctcaacatttgctgtcccagtttcgcaggacgcccttctccagtttatccttctcctgggag gtga